The segment ACTTGCAGATGCCGTTCAGTTGGCGTTCAAGATCAGGGGGCGTAATATTGCCCCATGCGAAACCCGACGCTCACCGCCCTTGCGTTCCTGCTGCTGCTCCCGGCGACCGCCAAGGCCGGGATATTCAAATGCACCGTCGCCGACAGGGTGGAATACCGGGACGTGCCGTGCGCTGCCAATGCCGAGCAGCAGGTGATTGAGATCAGCAACGATGTGCAGTCCGCCCCGCCGACGGATCCGGCGGCCGTCGCGGCGCAATTGCGCCAGGCCGATCAGGCGCTGTCCGATCGGCTGCAGCAGGAACGCCTGCTGCGCATGCAGATCGCCGCCCAGCAGGCGCAGCTGGATCAGCAGGAGCGCATCGCCGAGGAAAACATGGCGGCGGAGCAGGAAAACAGCAACGTGTACGTGCCGCTATATGGCGCGCCGT is part of the Gammaproteobacteria bacterium genome and harbors:
- a CDS encoding DUF4124 domain-containing protein, whose translation is MRNPTLTALAFLLLLPATAKAGIFKCTVADRVEYRDVPCAANAEQQVIEISNDVQSAPPTDPAAVAAQLRQADQALSDRLQQERLLRMQIAAQQAQLDQQERIAEENMAAEQENSNVYVPLYGAPFGAFNHHRIGRHFGHPGNMRPPHQFPHQHTFNGNSFGARAPMRTGSFAANIRF